The Paraburkholderia sp. PREW-6R genomic interval CAACACGCTTGCCCCGCAGCAGCGCAATATTTCGATGGTGTTCCAGAGCTACGCGCTGTATCCGCATCTTTCGGTGTACGAAAATATCGCGTTCGGACCGCGCATCCGCAAGGAGTCGTCGGAGCGGTTCAAGCCGCGCATCGAGGCCGCCGCGAAGATGCTCAATCTCGGCAGCTACCTGGACCGTTTGCCGCGTGCGCTGTCGGGCGGTCAGCGGCAGCGTGTCGCAATGGGCCGCGCGGTGGTGCGCGAGCCGTCGCTCTTCCTGTTCGACGAACCGCTGTCCAATCTCGACGCGAAGTTACGCGTGCAGATGCGTACCGAGATCAAGGCGCTGCATCAGCGTCTGAAGAACACGGTGATCTATGTCACGCACGACCAGATCGAAGCGATGACAATGGCTGACCGCATCGTCGTGATGAACGCGGGGCGCATCGAGCAGATTGGTCGGCCGCTCGAACTGTACGATCATCCCGCGAATCTGTTCGTTGCAAGCTTTCTCGGCTCGCCGTCAATGAATTTCGCGGAAGGCGTGCTCGTGAATCGCGCGCAAGGCGCGGGCCTTGCACTGAAACTCATGGACGGTGGCGAGATCGTGATCGAAGGCGCGCCCGCGTCGGCGAAAACAGGCGCAAAGGTTACGCTCGGCGTGCGTCCCGAGCACATTGAAACGATGACGTCGACGCCGGACGCGACGCTGGAAGTCGAAGTGGTCGAGCCAACCGGCGCGGAGACGCATCTGTACGGGAAGATCGGCGGCAGCGCGTGGTGCGTGACAACCCGTCAGCGTTCGAAGATCGTGCCCGGCGAGCGCGTCACGCTGCGTCTGCCGGCCGCGCACATTCACCTGTTCGATACGGAGAGTGGACGCAGACTGGTCTGAACCGCGTGTCGCCGCCTGGGCCGGCGGGTGCTTCGTTCGGTTCGATCGAGGCGGCCACCGGCGCAACCCACGCGGCGCCGCGACGCGGGATCGTTTAACCCACAAGGAACACCGGGTGTCCGCACCGAACTTGATTCCCCACATCCGCAGCGCACTCGCCAACTTGCGGCCCGCCGAGCGCAAGGTGGCCGATATGGTGCTGAGCGACGTCGACTTCGCGATGCGCGCGAGCATCACCGAACTCGCGCAGCGCGCGGAGGTGTCGGAGCCCTCCGTCACGCGCTTTTGCCGCGCGATCGGCGCACATGGATTGCGCGACTTCAAGATGCTGCTTGCACAGAGCGTGGCGGGCGGGATGCCGTATGCGTCCACGGCCGTTTCGCGCGACGACGACGTGCAGACGCTGATGGACAAGGTCGGCGAAGCGGCAATGGACGGGATCGAGCACGCACGCGGCGCACTGGACCCGGCTGTGGTGGAAAGCGCCATTGCGGCGCTATCGAGCGCGCGTCGGGTGTTTTTCTTTGGCGTCGGCTCCGGTTCGGGGCTGGTCGCACAAGACGCGGCGTTGCGCTTTCTGCGGCTCGACATTGCGTCGACTGCTTTCACGGATGGTCATTTGCAGCGTCTGTATGCCGGGCTGATGGAGCCGGGCGACGTCGCGTTCGCCATCTCGCACTCAGGGCGCAGTGTCGAGGTGAACGAGAGCATCCAGATCGCAAAGGAGCGCGGCGCGACCACGATCGCGCTGACGAATGTCGGCTCGCGGCTCGCGTGGCTGGTCGACATTCCGCTGCTGCTGCGCGTGCCGAGCCCGGTCGAACCGAACACGCCGGGCGTATCGCGACTCGTGCACCTGTGCATCATGGACGCGTTGGCGATTGGCGTCGCGCTCAAGGCGGGGCCGGCGACGCTCGAAAAGATGCGGCACGCGAAGGCGCGGCTGGCGTCGCACGAGCCGGAGGCGGCGGGGGACTAGGACGAGGTGGCGACTACCCGGCGCTTTGGCCGGCGTTCTCCGCAGCGCCGGCTATCCAGCCGAACCGCCGCGATAACCGCGCTGTGGCGGCCTGCAATGTTCTCGCCGGCTCACCTGCGAGTGCACTGTCGAAACTGCCGCTCGGCCCCATTAAAGCGAGTACGAGACAGATGCTGCCGGTATGGTCGAGCACTGGCGCGGCCAGTGTGTTGATGCCGGGCACGGGCCGGCTCAATGCGGTATCCACGCCCTCTGCGCGGATACGTGCAAGACGCTGCGCGTAAGCCGGTTTCAAGGCCGCCGCGCCTTGTCCCGCGCTTGTCGAAGTCGCCGCCGCGTCCACCATGACATCCCGAGCGCTGGCGCCCGCCAGTCGCAAATGATCCTGTGCCAGCAGCCCGGCGCGCACATCATCGGCGACGTAAGCCGAAAACACGCGTCCAATCGCGGTATTCACCAGCGACATCACCGTGCCGACCCGCAAGCTCACGTGCAGCGGCCGCGCCGATTCCTCCAGACGCACGACGGTCGGACCAAGCGGCCCGAGCACGGCCATCGCGACGCTCATGCCCGTCGTCACCGCCAGTTCCACCAGTTCCGGCTCTGCCTCCCGCGTTGGGGACAGGCGTTGCAGGCCGATCAGCCCAAGCTCCAGCGCGAGCGGTCCCGCCTCGAAGCAGCCCGACGCGTCGCGGCCGAGTAACCCGATTTTCAGCAAACTCACCAGATGCGGAAACGCCTTGGCGGGCGGCATGCCTGCGGCGGCCGCCAGATCGCGCAACGTCAGCGGGCGCGCCGCCGCGACGAGCGCGGCCAGCAGTTCGCCCGTGCTGTCGAGCGACTGGATGCCGCGCTGCGGTTTGCTGTCAGCTGAGGCCGCGGACGCGTCGCGCGATGTGTCGAAGGAATCGGTCACGATGCGAGCGATGCCAGCGATGCCAGCAAGGAAGGCGTTGCCGCCAGTTGAGCGCCGATGTCCCGCGCAGTGGCGAGCAACGCGCGGGCGATGGGACCGTCGGCGGCGACGTCGATTGCGCCGGTCGGGCCGATCACCGTCAGTGCGAGCGACAGGCGGCCGTCGGCGTCGAGCACCGGCGCGCTCAGGCTGCTGATGCCCGGACTCGGCGCGTCGACACTCCGTGCGAGACGGCGCGCGCGAATATCGTTCAGTGCGGCGGCAAATGCGGCGCTTTCGTCAGGCGGCGAGATCGGGCCGTTCGCGACGCCGGACTGATTCGCCCACATCGCATTGAGCGCGTCATCCGGCAGATAGGCGCAAAACACGCGTCCGGTCGATGTGGCCGGCAAAGACATCACCGTGCCGACGTGCAGATTCACATGCAGCGGGAATCCCGCGTGCTCGTAACGGACGATCGTCGGCCCTTGCGGCCCGGCAATACAGACCGCGACGCTGAAGCCGATCGCCTCCGCCAGCGCGGCGACGCGTGGCACGGCGGCGCGAAACGCCGGCTGGTTTTCCAGATGAAGCAGACCAAGCCGCAACGAAAGCGGCCCCGGTTCATAGCGGCCCGACAGGTCGTCGCGTTTGATCAGACCCAGCCGGGTCAGGCTGACGAGGTATGCGTGCGCCTGTCCCGGCGCGATCTGCGCAGCGCTGGCGAGATCGGATAACGCCAGCGGTGCGCGCGCCTGAGCCAGCGCGAGCAACACGCGGCCGCCGACTTCCACGCTCTGGATGCCGCGTTGCGACCTGCCGCCGTCGGACGGCTCTGCGCCGCCGCTTGGCGTCCGACCTGCCGCCGGCTTTGCTGTTCTGCTCACGCCCGCCCTCGTCCGTAAAAAGGGGTTCATGATAACCGAGCGCATGCGCGTGAGCAGCGAGCGCAGCGGCGTCCCGGAGAACGTTATCTTATGCTTCGTGAGATTTGCGTATAGCGATACATTTCGCTATTGACAAATATTTCGCTGCCGCCATAAGATGTTTTCACCCCGACACACCGGTGCAGTCACAGAGTCAGAACGGGGCGAGACAACCCTTCAATCCAGCGTGTCACCGTGCAAGCGCACGGCCGGCTGTCTCGCCTCAAGCCCACATCTTCGAGGAGACAAGCATGGCAAAGGCATTCGCATCTCAGGCCGATCTGGAAGTCAAGAAAGTCACGTGGACCAGGCTGTCCGACAACGCCTACGCGTACACCACCGAAGGCGATCCGAATTCGGGCGTGATCATCGGCGACGACGGCGTGCTGATCGTCGACACCACCGCCACGCCGGCCATGGCGCAAGACCTTATCGCGAAGATTCGCAGCGTCACGGACAAGCCGATCAAATACGTGGTGCTGTCGCACTACCACGCGGTTCGCGTGCTTGGCGCGTCGGCGTATTTCAAAGAAGGCGCGCAGGAAATCATTGCAAGCCGCGGAACCTATGAAATGATCGTCGAGCGCGGCGAAGCGGACATGAAGTCGGAGATCGAGCGGTTTCCGCGTCTTTTCGCCGGCGTCGAAACGGTGCCCGGTTTGACCTGGCCCACGCTCGTGTTCGAAAAGGAAATGACGCTCTTTCTCGGCAAGCTCGAAGTGCGGATCGCGCATCTCGGCGCGGGGCATACGAAGGGCGATACGGTGGTGTGGCTGCCGTCGCAGAAAGTGCTGTTTTCCGGCGACCTCGTCGAGTACGACGCGGCCTGCTATTGCGGCGACGCGCAACTCGAACAGTGGCCCGCCACGCTCGAAGCGCTGCGCGCGCTGAACGCGGACAAGCTTGTGCCCGGTCGCGGCCCGGCGCTCACCACGCCGGAAGACGTGAACAAGGGTCTCGACTACACGAAAGACTTCGTTACCACGTTGTTGCAGCAGGGCCGCGAGGCGGTCGAACAGAAACTCGACCTGAAGGCCGCCATGGCGCACACGCGCAAAGCGATGGACCCGAAGTTCGGCCACGTGTTCATCTACGAGCACTGCCTGCCGTTCGACGTGTCGCGCGCGTTCGACGAAGCGAGCGGCATAACGCATCCGCGCATCTGGACTGCGCAACGTGACAAGGAGATGTGGGACGCGCTGCAGGCCTGACCAGAAAAAGACGCATCGCGAAGCCGGGCAGAGAAGGACGGAGACACAAGATGAGCATCAACTACCAGACGCTGTCGTTCGATTATCAGCCGTGCCGGGAACAACGTGAGCAAGGTGCGCAACCCGGCGCGGAGCCGCCGGCGCATCCGGTGATCGTAGTCGGCGCGGGGCCGGTCGGTCTGGCAACGGCGATCGACATCGCACAGCAGGGCGTGCCCGTCGTGCTGGTGGACGACGACTGTTCGTTGTCCACAGGATCGCGCGCAATCTGCTTTTCGAAGCGGTCGCTCGATATTTTCGACCGGCTCGGATGCGGTCAGCGCATGGTGGACAAGGGCATTAGCTGGAACGTCGGCAAAGTGTTCC includes:
- a CDS encoding IclR family transcriptional regulator, which codes for MNPFLRTRAGVSRTAKPAAGRTPSGGAEPSDGGRSQRGIQSVEVGGRVLLALAQARAPLALSDLASAAQIAPGQAHAYLVSLTRLGLIKRDDLSGRYEPGPLSLRLGLLHLENQPAFRAAVPRVAALAEAIGFSVAVCIAGPQGPTIVRYEHAGFPLHVNLHVGTVMSLPATSTGRVFCAYLPDDALNAMWANQSGVANGPISPPDESAAFAAALNDIRARRLARSVDAPSPGISSLSAPVLDADGRLSLALTVIGPTGAIDVAADGPIARALLATARDIGAQLAATPSLLASLASLAS
- a CDS encoding MurR/RpiR family transcriptional regulator; amino-acid sequence: MSAPNLIPHIRSALANLRPAERKVADMVLSDVDFAMRASITELAQRAEVSEPSVTRFCRAIGAHGLRDFKMLLAQSVAGGMPYASTAVSRDDDVQTLMDKVGEAAMDGIEHARGALDPAVVESAIAALSSARRVFFFGVGSGSGLVAQDAALRFLRLDIASTAFTDGHLQRLYAGLMEPGDVAFAISHSGRSVEVNESIQIAKERGATTIALTNVGSRLAWLVDIPLLLRVPSPVEPNTPGVSRLVHLCIMDALAIGVALKAGPATLEKMRHAKARLASHEPEAAGD
- a CDS encoding helix-turn-helix domain-containing protein, which gives rise to MTDSFDTSRDASAASADSKPQRGIQSLDSTGELLAALVAAARPLTLRDLAAAAGMPPAKAFPHLVSLLKIGLLGRDASGCFEAGPLALELGLIGLQRLSPTREAEPELVELAVTTGMSVAMAVLGPLGPTVVRLEESARPLHVSLRVGTVMSLVNTAIGRVFSAYVADDVRAGLLAQDHLRLAGASARDVMVDAAATSTSAGQGAAALKPAYAQRLARIRAEGVDTALSRPVPGINTLAAPVLDHTGSICLVLALMGPSGSFDSALAGEPARTLQAATARLSRRFGWIAGAAENAGQSAG
- the ugpC gene encoding sn-glycerol-3-phosphate ABC transporter ATP-binding protein UgpC; the encoded protein is MAAVQLSGIFKRYGDTQVVHGIDLDIDDGEFVVLVGPSGCGKSTLMRMVAGLEEISGGDLMIGGTRANTLAPQQRNISMVFQSYALYPHLSVYENIAFGPRIRKESSERFKPRIEAAAKMLNLGSYLDRLPRALSGGQRQRVAMGRAVVREPSLFLFDEPLSNLDAKLRVQMRTEIKALHQRLKNTVIYVTHDQIEAMTMADRIVVMNAGRIEQIGRPLELYDHPANLFVASFLGSPSMNFAEGVLVNRAQGAGLALKLMDGGEIVIEGAPASAKTGAKVTLGVRPEHIETMTSTPDATLEVEVVEPTGAETHLYGKIGGSAWCVTTRQRSKIVPGERVTLRLPAAHIHLFDTESGRRLV
- a CDS encoding MBL fold metallo-hydrolase, whose translation is MAKAFASQADLEVKKVTWTRLSDNAYAYTTEGDPNSGVIIGDDGVLIVDTTATPAMAQDLIAKIRSVTDKPIKYVVLSHYHAVRVLGASAYFKEGAQEIIASRGTYEMIVERGEADMKSEIERFPRLFAGVETVPGLTWPTLVFEKEMTLFLGKLEVRIAHLGAGHTKGDTVVWLPSQKVLFSGDLVEYDAACYCGDAQLEQWPATLEALRALNADKLVPGRGPALTTPEDVNKGLDYTKDFVTTLLQQGREAVEQKLDLKAAMAHTRKAMDPKFGHVFIYEHCLPFDVSRAFDEASGITHPRIWTAQRDKEMWDALQA